The following are encoded in a window of Providencia rettgeri genomic DNA:
- the fucO gene encoding lactaldehyde reductase, whose product MTHRMILNETSYFGEGAITHLVEEIQKRQFNKALIVTDTELVKFNVVSKITQLLDNAKLDYAIYDAVIPNPTIDTVQQGVKHFKQANADYLIAIGGGSPQDTAKAIGIIINNPQYQDVMSLEGVAPTQNPAAPIIAIPTTAGTAAEVTINYVITDSKQRRKFVCVDPHSIPVVAIIDPSMMASMPAKLKAATGVDALTHAIEGYITKGAWALTDALHLKSIELISNSLRQSVKGDPQGVETMALAQYMAGMGFSNVGLGLVHGMAHPLGAFYNTPHGVANAILLPHVMAYNAEYTGEKYRDIARVMGVKNIDRLTLQEARDAAIAAVFSLNKDVGIPSKLREIGMKPEDIPSLSQAAFDDVCTGGNPRNATLEDIAELYQTIY is encoded by the coding sequence ATGACCCATAGAATGATACTCAATGAAACCTCATACTTTGGCGAGGGAGCCATCACTCATCTGGTAGAGGAAATTCAAAAACGTCAATTTAATAAGGCACTGATTGTCACAGATACGGAGCTGGTTAAATTTAATGTTGTCAGTAAAATTACCCAACTATTAGACAACGCCAAATTGGACTACGCCATTTATGATGCCGTTATTCCTAACCCAACCATTGATACTGTCCAACAAGGGGTAAAACACTTCAAACAAGCTAATGCAGATTATCTGATAGCCATCGGTGGAGGTTCTCCACAAGACACCGCCAAAGCAATTGGCATCATTATTAATAATCCACAATACCAAGATGTGATGAGCTTAGAAGGAGTCGCCCCAACCCAAAACCCGGCTGCCCCTATTATCGCCATTCCAACTACCGCAGGAACCGCAGCGGAAGTCACTATTAACTATGTCATTACTGATAGCAAGCAGCGCCGTAAATTCGTGTGTGTAGATCCCCATAGTATCCCTGTCGTTGCCATTATTGACCCATCAATGATGGCATCCATGCCCGCTAAACTAAAAGCCGCCACTGGAGTCGATGCTTTAACTCACGCGATTGAAGGCTATATCACTAAAGGAGCTTGGGCACTGACTGACGCTTTACACCTTAAATCCATTGAATTGATCAGCAACTCGTTACGACAATCCGTTAAGGGCGACCCACAAGGCGTTGAAACAATGGCTCTCGCACAATATATGGCAGGAATGGGCTTCTCTAATGTTGGATTAGGACTCGTTCATGGCATGGCTCACCCACTTGGCGCGTTTTACAATACTCCCCACGGTGTTGCCAATGCCATTTTATTACCCCATGTTATGGCGTATAACGCGGAATACACTGGGGAAAAATACCGTGATATCGCTCGTGTAATGGGGGTAAAAAATATTGATCGCCTTACACTCCAAGAGGCCAGAGATGCCGCTATTGCCGCTGTCTTTTCACTAAATAAAGATGTCGGCATTCCGAGCAAACTTCGTGAAATTGGCATGAAACCGGAAGATATCCCATCCCTTTCTCAAGCAGCTTTTGATGACGTGTGTACTGGGGGCAATCCACGTAACGCAACATTAGAAGACATCGCTGAATTATATCAAACGATTTATTAG
- the rhaM gene encoding L-rhamnose mutarotase produces MIKKAFVMQVAHDAHQEYQRRHTEIWPELVLTLKEHGAHHYSIFLDNKRNLLFGYVEIESQERWESIAQTDVCQRWWKYMSDIMPSNSDNSPISDELRSVFYLD; encoded by the coding sequence ATGATAAAAAAAGCCTTTGTGATGCAAGTCGCTCATGACGCCCACCAGGAATATCAGCGCCGACATACTGAAATTTGGCCTGAACTAGTGCTAACTCTCAAAGAGCATGGTGCGCATCATTATTCTATCTTTCTAGATAATAAAAGAAATTTACTGTTTGGTTATGTGGAAATTGAATCACAAGAACGCTGGGAAAGCATTGCACAAACCGACGTGTGCCAGAGATGGTGGAAATATATGTCGGATATTATGCCATCAAATTCCGATAATAGCCCAATTAGTGATGAGTTAAGATCGGTATTTTATTTGGATTAA
- a CDS encoding helix-turn-helix domain-containing protein has translation MIQKILSLSSSDYFIRPENTVTIEKRDSQEDFIIHSHDFNEFVIVFSGNGLHHWNGDDYPITCGDMFYINAEDHHGYHSVNNLKLVNVLYKPNEFLIKQSIEKYVPLGHQPTISRHWKLPPSSLSTLTPIIEKMALECQKPDIPSIHLCEGLFLQLAIYIYRLRYQPDQAPISLLHQMDLLINCLNLSINTPFSLEKFAQKHQMSARSLQRLFKSKTGMTVMEYLQQLRLCHAALLLRSTSLSISEIAGQCGYEDSNYFSSVFHKKMNMTASEYRRCFLQQNKLR, from the coding sequence ATGATACAAAAAATTCTGTCACTCAGCAGCAGCGATTATTTTATTCGACCTGAAAATACCGTGACGATAGAAAAGCGGGATTCTCAGGAAGATTTTATTATTCATAGCCATGATTTTAATGAGTTTGTGATTGTTTTTTCAGGAAATGGTTTACACCATTGGAATGGTGATGATTACCCGATTACTTGTGGAGATATGTTTTATATTAACGCAGAGGATCACCATGGTTATCATTCCGTCAATAATTTAAAATTGGTGAATGTCTTATACAAACCTAATGAGTTTTTGATTAAACAATCTATTGAAAAATATGTGCCACTTGGTCACCAGCCAACAATATCTAGGCATTGGAAATTACCGCCTTCCAGTTTATCGACGTTAACGCCAATCATTGAAAAAATGGCATTGGAGTGTCAAAAGCCGGATATCCCATCCATTCATCTTTGTGAAGGGCTATTCTTACAACTGGCGATTTATATTTATCGTTTACGTTATCAGCCTGATCAAGCGCCAATAAGTTTATTACATCAAATGGATCTGCTAATAAACTGTTTAAATTTAAGTATTAATACACCATTTTCATTAGAAAAGTTTGCTCAGAAACATCAAATGTCTGCACGCTCATTACAGCGTTTATTTAAGTCGAAAACCGGAATGACGGTAATGGAATACCTGCAGCAATTGCGCCTTTGCCATGCAGCATTATTATTACGCAGCACTTCGTTGTCGATCAGTGAAATCGCTGGGCAATGTGGTTATGAGGACAGTAATTATTTTTCGAGTGTTTTCCATAAAAAAATGAATATGACAGCAAGTGAATATCGTCGCTGTTTTTTACAACAGAATAAATTGAGGTAA